In a single window of the Bacteroidia bacterium genome:
- the mfd gene encoding transcription-repair coupling factor produces MDLSAVKELFGSHPKTAEILKAAGDSFFKIGLKGLTGSSPAFLVHSLFPHLRRTLIVVIPDREEAAYFMNDLANLGSTVFWFPPSFRKPYEIEETANANVIHRAEVLEKISHSAQPVLVVTTPEGLAEKVIRRQELSRNTLTIKKGEKLSVEFVSQALNEYGFQRVDYVTEPGTYSLRGGITDIWSFSSDLPLRVEFFGDEAESLRYFDPVDQLSRKELQEASIIPNISAVEGRETRQSFREFLGTGALFYVKDQTLCLDLIKKQFEQAMACYPEAGPLLKKFKPEDLYCDPDTIRKEWEALAGFRTGITGEKPTHTISFVQRPQPSFAKNFDLLQENLEKNLRGGFQNIICADAARQVERLYAIFDDLLAKKKKISAPGKDQLGQLSSHLFTPVLLSVHEGFIDEDLRRAVYTDHQLFDRYHRFRIRNNSYKKNEALTLKELKGLNPGDYIVHIDHGIGRFGGLEKVMVNGKEQETIRIVYKDHDVLNISIHALHRISKYAGKDGAVPRLDKLGSQAWSNLKNKTKKKVKEIAFDLIKLYARRKAEKGFAFAPDNYLQNELEASFIYEDTPDQYKATRDVKKDMEAEWPMDRLVCGDVGFGKTEIAVRAAFKAVNDGKQVAILVPTTILALQHFKTFSERLAAFPVKVDYLSRFRSAGEQKQVLRDLAEKKTDILIGTHKLIGKEVKFKDLGLLVIDEEQKFGVAAKDKLKTLRHNVDTLTLTATPIPRTLQFSMLGARDLSIIHTPPPNRYPIQTEVQLYNEEIIRDAIRYEVERGGQVFFVHNRVGNLRELAGMLHKLLPSLKIAIGHGQMDGKELEEVMVNFIEGQYDVLLSTTIIESGLDIPNANTIIINDAHLFGLSDLHQMRGRVGRSNKKAFCYLLTPPFSTLTDEARKRLKAIEQFSDLGSGFNIAMRDLDIRGAGDLLGAEQSGFITDIGYETYMKILEEAMEELKSEGTSAAAPLPSSAPVSFVKDCQLDTDLELLIPDAYVDHISERIYLYKELDNCKTDEELEHFSRGLKDRFGTLPVQTAELIRAVKLRRLAQESGFEKLFLKNKRMTGYFISKQESPFYSSETFRKILEHMKIHPKGVRMKEGQGKLMLIFDPIRNVEEAITAMEQLGR; encoded by the coding sequence ATGGACCTTTCCGCGGTGAAGGAATTGTTCGGATCCCATCCGAAAACTGCCGAAATCCTTAAGGCAGCAGGGGATTCTTTTTTCAAAATCGGGCTAAAAGGACTTACCGGCTCCTCCCCTGCCTTTCTGGTGCACAGTCTTTTTCCCCACCTCCGGAGAACCCTGATAGTGGTGATTCCCGACCGAGAAGAAGCCGCTTATTTTATGAATGATCTTGCGAACCTTGGAAGCACGGTTTTCTGGTTTCCACCTTCATTCCGGAAGCCCTACGAAATTGAAGAAACTGCGAATGCCAACGTAATCCACCGCGCAGAAGTACTCGAAAAGATCAGCCATTCAGCGCAGCCCGTTCTGGTGGTAACCACTCCGGAAGGCCTCGCAGAAAAGGTGATTCGCCGGCAGGAACTTTCCAGAAACACACTTACGATTAAGAAAGGAGAAAAGCTTAGTGTAGAATTTGTATCACAGGCGCTGAATGAATACGGCTTTCAGCGGGTGGATTATGTCACAGAACCGGGCACCTACTCCCTGCGGGGAGGCATCACCGACATCTGGTCCTTCAGCTCAGATCTACCGCTCCGGGTAGAATTCTTCGGCGATGAAGCAGAATCGCTCCGATATTTTGATCCGGTAGATCAGCTCAGCCGGAAAGAGCTGCAGGAAGCGTCCATTATTCCGAATATTTCCGCCGTTGAAGGCCGGGAGACACGGCAATCGTTCCGCGAATTTCTTGGCACCGGCGCCCTTTTCTATGTTAAAGACCAAACACTTTGCCTGGACCTGATCAAGAAGCAATTCGAGCAGGCGATGGCATGTTATCCCGAAGCAGGACCTCTGCTGAAGAAATTCAAGCCGGAAGATCTGTACTGCGATCCGGACACCATCCGCAAAGAATGGGAAGCCCTTGCCGGATTCCGGACAGGGATAACGGGCGAAAAACCGACTCATACTATTTCCTTCGTTCAGCGGCCCCAGCCATCGTTCGCAAAAAACTTCGATTTGCTCCAGGAGAATCTGGAAAAAAATCTCCGCGGAGGTTTTCAGAATATCATCTGCGCGGATGCAGCCCGCCAGGTAGAACGGCTTTACGCCATTTTCGATGATCTCCTGGCCAAAAAGAAAAAAATAAGCGCACCCGGGAAAGATCAGCTCGGCCAGCTCTCCTCCCATCTTTTTACACCGGTGTTGCTTTCAGTTCACGAAGGATTTATTGATGAAGATCTCCGCAGAGCAGTCTATACTGATCACCAGCTATTCGATCGTTACCACCGCTTCCGCATCCGGAACAACTCCTATAAAAAAAATGAAGCCCTTACGCTGAAAGAACTGAAGGGACTTAACCCGGGCGACTACATTGTGCACATTGATCACGGCATTGGCCGGTTCGGCGGTCTGGAAAAAGTGATGGTAAACGGGAAAGAGCAGGAAACCATACGCATTGTATACAAGGATCATGATGTGCTCAACATCAGCATCCATGCCCTGCATCGCATTTCCAAATATGCAGGTAAAGACGGAGCGGTTCCCCGGCTCGATAAACTGGGATCTCAGGCGTGGAGCAACCTCAAGAATAAAACGAAGAAAAAAGTAAAAGAGATTGCCTTCGACCTAATCAAACTCTATGCACGGCGTAAAGCGGAAAAAGGCTTTGCTTTCGCCCCTGACAATTACCTGCAAAATGAACTGGAGGCCTCTTTCATCTATGAAGACACGCCTGACCAGTACAAGGCCACCCGGGATGTAAAGAAGGACATGGAAGCAGAATGGCCTATGGACCGGCTGGTATGCGGTGACGTAGGATTCGGTAAAACAGAGATAGCCGTGCGGGCCGCCTTCAAGGCGGTGAACGACGGAAAGCAGGTGGCCATTCTTGTTCCCACCACCATTCTGGCCCTTCAGCATTTCAAAACGTTCAGCGAAAGGCTGGCCGCTTTTCCTGTAAAGGTAGATTACCTAAGCCGCTTCCGCAGTGCAGGAGAACAGAAACAGGTACTCCGCGACCTTGCTGAAAAGAAAACGGATATTCTCATCGGAACACATAAACTGATCGGAAAGGAAGTAAAATTTAAAGACCTGGGATTACTGGTGATTGATGAAGAGCAGAAATTCGGCGTAGCCGCAAAGGATAAACTCAAAACGTTGCGTCACAATGTGGATACGCTCACACTCACAGCCACTCCCATTCCGCGCACCTTGCAGTTCTCTATGCTGGGTGCCCGCGACCTCAGCATCATTCACACTCCCCCTCCCAACCGGTATCCCATCCAAACCGAGGTCCAGCTTTATAACGAAGAAATTATCCGCGATGCCATCCGTTACGAGGTGGAACGAGGCGGACAGGTCTTCTTTGTTCACAACAGAGTGGGAAATCTCAGGGAGCTGGCGGGCATGCTTCATAAACTTCTTCCCTCCCTTAAAATCGCCATTGGGCACGGACAGATGGACGGCAAAGAACTGGAAGAAGTGATGGTAAATTTCATAGAAGGGCAATACGATGTGCTTCTCAGTACAACAATTATTGAGAGCGGGCTGGATATTCCTAACGCGAACACCATCATTATCAATGATGCCCACCTGTTCGGGCTGAGCGATTTACACCAGATGCGGGGCCGGGTGGGACGCAGCAACAAAAAAGCCTTTTGCTACCTGCTTACTCCGCCCTTCTCCACGCTAACCGACGAAGCCCGGAAGCGACTGAAAGCAATCGAACAATTCTCGGATCTCGGCAGCGGTTTTAACATTGCCATGCGTGATCTGGATATCCGTGGTGCAGGAGACCTGCTGGGAGCAGAACAAAGCGGTTTCATCACGGATATCGGATATGAAACGTACATGAAGATTCTGGAGGAGGCCATGGAAGAATTAAAATCTGAAGGTACTTCCGCCGCTGCGCCATTACCGTCATCTGCTCCGGTTTCTTTCGTGAAAGACTGTCAGCTGGATACAGATCTGGAGCTGTTGATTCCGGATGCATATGTAGATCACATCAGTGAAAGGATTTACCTGTATAAAGAACTGGACAACTGTAAAACCGACGAAGAGCTGGAGCATTTCAGCCGTGGACTCAAGGACCGTTTCGGTACACTACCCGTTCAAACAGCGGAGCTCATCCGCGCGGTGAAGCTGCGGAGACTCGCACAGGAGTCGGGATTTGAAAAGCTGTTTCTGAAAAACAAGCGGATGACCGGCTACTTCATCAGCAAACAGGAATCTCCGTTTTATTCTTCCGAAACATTCCGGAAGATACTCGAACATATGAAAATTCATCCGAAAGGAGTACGGATGAAAGAAGGGCAGGGAAAGCTCATGCTGATCTTTGATCCCATACGCAACGTGGAGGAGGCCATCACTGCGATGGAGCAGCTGGGAAGATAG
- a CDS encoding ABC transporter permease encodes MLWLNIFRESLLFAITALRVNKLRTMLSLLGITIGIFAIISVFTVVDSLEKNLRDGIKSLGDNVVFVEKWPWAFGPNYPWWKYLNRPVPNVTDMENLMERSRKAEAVAFTLYARTNVKAGSSTIENADIVIVSHDYYRVQALDIGQGRYFAESESESGRPVCIIGDNVARALFPNKDPLAETVRVRGSRLKIIGVFERKGESLLGNNVDNQVLVPINFARNLVDLRSDNFDPRIMVKALPGISNDELKDELTGIMRSLHKLKPLAEDDFALNETSLISNQFDEIFDVVGTAGWIIGAFAILVGGFGIANIMFVSVKERTNQIGVQKSLGARNSFILSQFLFESVLLCLLGGLVGLFFVFLITGAVSSLMEMDISLSRANVILGLTISVIIGIVSGFVPAYSASQLDPVEAIRSN; translated from the coding sequence ATGCTATGGCTGAATATTTTCAGGGAGAGTCTGCTCTTCGCCATCACGGCGCTGCGGGTGAATAAGCTTCGAACCATGCTTTCCCTGCTGGGAATCACCATCGGCATTTTTGCCATCATTTCTGTGTTTACGGTTGTGGATTCACTCGAAAAAAACCTGCGGGATGGGATCAAGTCGCTGGGTGACAACGTAGTATTCGTGGAAAAATGGCCCTGGGCCTTCGGACCAAATTATCCGTGGTGGAAATACCTGAACCGCCCCGTTCCCAATGTTACCGACATGGAAAACCTTATGGAACGTTCCAGAAAGGCGGAGGCGGTGGCTTTTACCCTTTATGCCCGCACCAATGTAAAGGCCGGCAGCAGCACCATTGAGAACGCGGATATTGTGATTGTCTCCCACGATTATTACCGGGTACAGGCACTCGATATCGGGCAGGGCCGGTATTTTGCGGAGTCTGAGTCCGAGTCGGGCCGGCCGGTATGTATTATCGGTGATAATGTAGCCAGGGCCCTTTTCCCGAATAAGGATCCGCTTGCTGAAACGGTTCGCGTAAGAGGTTCCAGGCTGAAGATCATCGGGGTATTCGAACGAAAGGGAGAGAGCCTGTTGGGGAATAATGTGGACAATCAGGTGCTGGTTCCTATCAATTTTGCCCGTAACCTGGTGGACCTGCGCAGCGATAATTTTGATCCGCGCATCATGGTCAAAGCCCTGCCCGGAATTTCCAATGATGAACTTAAGGATGAGCTTACGGGTATTATGCGCTCGCTCCACAAACTGAAACCCCTCGCGGAAGATGATTTCGCACTGAACGAAACCAGTTTGATCTCTAATCAGTTCGATGAGATATTTGATGTGGTGGGAACGGCCGGATGGATCATCGGTGCATTCGCCATCCTGGTAGGCGGTTTCGGAATCGCCAATATCATGTTCGTGTCCGTAAAAGAACGTACCAACCAGATCGGGGTACAGAAATCCCTGGGCGCAAGAAATTCTTTTATTCTCTCTCAGTTCCTTTTTGAATCCGTATTGTTATGCCTGCTCGGCGGACTCGTAGGGTTGTTCTTTGTGTTTCTGATTACCGGGGCGGTGTCTTCTCTCATGGAAATGGACATATCCCTGTCGCGGGCGAATGTTATTCTTGGACTTACCATTTCCGTGATTATCGGTATTGTTTCCGGATTTGTTCCTGCGTATTCGGCTTCTCAGCTGGATCCGGTAGAAGCCATTCGTTCCAACTGA
- the purH gene encoding bifunctional phosphoribosylaminoimidazolecarboxamide formyltransferase/IMP cyclohydrolase has translation MNVPRKIKNALVSVYYKDGLDVIVKKLHSLGVQLFSTGGTQEFIEKMNLPVTAVESLTSYPSILGGRVKTLHPKVFGGILSRRELESDVMQLDQYEIPEIDLVIVDLYPFEATVASGAGEQDIIEKIDIGGISLIRAGAKNFRDVIIVSSREQYPALAELLENGKGMSSLEDRRRFAVEAFNTTSHYDSAIFNWFGGDNAPAFKQSIRKAHTLRYGENPHQRGTFFGDLEAIFDKLGGKELSYNNLLDIDAAVHLMADFSEPTFAILKHNNACGIASRPRLKDAWDAALAADPVSAFGGILITNTPVDAATAASIHSLFFEVIIAPSYDAEALNLLKQKPNRIVLVQKPVALPVRSFRTLLNGVVEQDKDLSVEMASDMKPATQKKPGQRESEDLVFANKVVKHTKSNTIVLVRDKTLLASGTGQTSRVDALRQAIVKAGSFGFPLEGAVMASDAFFPFPDCVEIAHKAGITAVVQPGGSIKDKDSVEYCDRNGMAMVMTGIRHFKH, from the coding sequence ATGAACGTGCCGAGAAAGATAAAAAATGCATTGGTTTCCGTTTACTACAAGGACGGGCTGGATGTGATAGTAAAAAAACTTCATTCACTGGGCGTGCAGCTCTTCAGCACCGGAGGAACGCAGGAATTCATTGAGAAGATGAACCTGCCCGTGACGGCGGTAGAATCGCTAACCTCTTATCCTTCCATTCTTGGAGGAAGAGTAAAAACCCTTCATCCGAAAGTTTTTGGCGGAATTCTTAGCCGGAGGGAGCTGGAATCCGACGTGATGCAGCTGGATCAGTATGAGATACCGGAAATTGATCTGGTCATCGTTGATCTTTACCCCTTCGAAGCCACGGTAGCATCCGGTGCAGGAGAACAGGACATCATAGAGAAGATTGACATTGGAGGAATTTCACTGATTCGTGCGGGCGCAAAAAATTTCCGCGACGTGATCATCGTTTCATCCAGGGAACAATATCCCGCACTGGCGGAACTTCTGGAGAACGGCAAGGGCATGTCATCTCTCGAAGACCGCAGGCGATTCGCGGTGGAAGCATTCAACACCACATCGCATTACGATTCGGCGATCTTCAACTGGTTTGGCGGAGATAATGCTCCGGCCTTCAAGCAGAGTATACGCAAAGCCCATACGTTGCGCTACGGTGAAAATCCGCATCAGCGAGGAACCTTCTTCGGAGATCTTGAAGCGATTTTCGACAAGCTCGGCGGCAAGGAATTATCGTATAACAATCTGCTTGATATAGACGCTGCGGTGCACCTGATGGCCGATTTCAGTGAACCCACCTTTGCCATTCTCAAACACAACAATGCCTGCGGGATTGCATCCCGCCCGAGGCTGAAGGATGCCTGGGATGCCGCGCTGGCCGCCGATCCTGTCTCAGCTTTCGGCGGAATTCTTATCACCAATACCCCGGTAGACGCTGCCACGGCCGCCTCCATACATTCCTTATTCTTTGAAGTAATAATTGCCCCTTCCTATGATGCAGAGGCACTGAATCTGTTAAAACAGAAACCAAACCGCATCGTTCTCGTACAAAAACCTGTAGCACTTCCCGTGCGTTCTTTCCGCACCTTGCTGAACGGCGTGGTAGAGCAGGACAAAGATCTTTCAGTGGAAATGGCTTCAGACATGAAACCGGCAACTCAAAAAAAACCCGGTCAGCGGGAATCGGAAGATCTTGTATTTGCCAACAAGGTGGTGAAGCATACCAAGTCGAACACCATTGTGCTGGTGCGGGATAAGACCTTGTTAGCCAGCGGCACCGGTCAGACTTCAAGAGTAGACGCGCTGCGGCAGGCCATTGTGAAGGCGGGCAGTTTCGGATTTCCGCTGGAGGGAGCCGTAATGGCCTCCGATGCCTTTTTTCCTTTTCCGGATTGTGTGGAGATCGCACATAAAGCAGGTATCACGGCGGTAGTTCAGCCGGGGGGAAGCATTAAAGACAAAGATTCAGTGGAATACTGCGACCGTAACGGTATGGCCATGGTTATGACGGGAATCCGCCACTTCAAACATTAA
- a CDS encoding rod shape-determining protein has product MGLFNFLTQEIAIDLGTANTIIIHNDKVVVDEPSIVAVDRMTGKVIAVGKQAQQMHGKTHENIKTIRPLKDGVIADFDAAEHMIRMMIKMINPGRRLFQPSLRMVICIPSGITEVEKRAVRDSAEHAGAKEVYLIHEPMAAAIGIGIDVEEPMGNMIIDIGGGTSEIAVIALGGIVCDKSIRIAGDEFTGSIEEYMRRQHNILIGERTAEKIKIEVGAALTEIENPPPDYPVHGRDLMTGIPKEIYVSYQEIAHALDKSISKIEEAILNALEMTPPELSADIYRTGIYLAGGGSLLRGLDKRISLKTKLPVHVAEDPLRAVARGTGIALKNVDKFPFLIR; this is encoded by the coding sequence ATGGGACTTTTTAATTTTCTTACTCAAGAGATCGCCATTGACCTGGGAACGGCGAACACCATCATCATCCACAATGACAAAGTGGTGGTAGATGAGCCTTCCATTGTGGCGGTTGACCGGATGACAGGCAAAGTTATTGCGGTGGGTAAGCAGGCACAGCAGATGCACGGAAAAACACACGAGAACATAAAAACCATTCGTCCGCTGAAGGACGGTGTGATTGCCGACTTCGACGCTGCGGAGCACATGATCCGGATGATGATCAAGATGATCAATCCCGGCCGCCGGCTTTTCCAGCCCTCGCTGCGTATGGTAATCTGTATCCCTTCCGGAATCACGGAGGTAGAAAAAAGAGCGGTACGCGACTCGGCGGAGCATGCGGGGGCGAAGGAGGTATATCTTATTCACGAACCCATGGCGGCGGCCATAGGTATTGGCATTGACGTGGAAGAGCCCATGGGCAATATGATTATTGACATTGGAGGAGGAACTTCCGAGATTGCGGTAATTGCGCTGGGAGGTATTGTCTGTGATAAATCCATCCGGATTGCCGGCGATGAATTCACGGGAAGTATTGAAGAATACATGCGGCGCCAGCACAATATTCTGATCGGAGAACGAACGGCAGAAAAAATAAAGATCGAGGTAGGAGCTGCGCTTACCGAGATTGAAAATCCTCCACCCGACTACCCTGTTCACGGGCGCGATCTGATGACCGGCATTCCCAAGGAGATCTATGTTTCCTATCAGGAGATCGCACACGCCCTTGATAAGTCCATCTCCAAGATTGAGGAAGCAATACTCAACGCACTGGAAATGACTCCTCCGGAACTTTCCGCAGATATTTACAGAACCGGCATTTACCTGGCGGGCGGAGGTTCATTGCTGCGCGGACTCGACAAGCGCATCTCCCTTAAAACCAAGCTTCCTGTACATGTTGCCGAGGACCCGCTGCGGGCGGTGGCCAGGGGAACGGGTATTGCACTCAAGAATGTTGACAAGTTCCCCTTCCTCATCCGGTAA